The following DNA comes from Deltaproteobacteria bacterium.
TAGTTTTAAAAATGATTTGTGATTGATGCCGATGAGGCTGAGTGGATATTTGCTGAGCCAGGTCCTTGCAGCCTCCAAGTCCGATTGATCTTTGGAGAAAATGAAGAGGATTGCAAAAAGCGAATAGAAATTTTTTTCAAGAATATCGAGTCTTTTTATAAGCCGTGGCCAACTCGCAATAAAAGGGGAGGTGAGAAGGTGCGGAAACAGATAAGGCAACAGGCCTGTTTTTAAAAACAACTCGAAGCCCAGCCCAGGCCGCTTACTTAAAAAAAGTTTTTTCAGTTCTTCTACAATCCGTTCGGCGGAAATGGTTTCGAGTAATGGGGCATTTTTAATAATGGATTGAAAAGTTTTTTCTTCGATGTGCAAAGAAAAACGTGTGGCAAATTGCACAGCTCTCAGCATTCGAAGGGGATCTTCAACAAAAGATTGCTCAAATACCTGGCGTAAAATTTTATTTTCTAAATCTTTTTTCCCTTCAAAAGGGTCGAGTATTTCTCCCGTTTGGAGATTTTTTGCCATGGCGTTGAGCGTGAAATCGCGGCGTTTGAGGTCTTCTTCAATGGCCAGGTCAGGATCTTGTGTGACTTCAAAATCACGATGGCCAAGGCCTGTAGAGCGTTCGGTGCGAGGAAGGGCAATGTCGTAATTCTTTTGATCTTGCTTGCATTTAAATTTGAGTACCCCAAAAGATCTGCCTACCAACTCGACATGGCCGAATTTTTTGAGCAGGTTTATCAGCTTGGGAAGAGGAAGTTTTCGAACCAGCAGATCTTGATCTTTGATTTCGATATTTAAAAACCGATCACGGAGAGAACCGCCCACTTCGTAGACTTCTCCTCCCTGTTCAAAGATCGCATCGATAAATTTCATCTACATTAAATTGCTGTTGGTTGTTGTTTTGGCTTTTTGAAGGAGTTTGTCGGCGATTTGTTTTAAAACAAGATTTTTCTTTCGATTGAGCAAGTCGCCTGCCAGTTTGCTTTTTTCTTGGTCAAACTTTTCCATATCCGCGTCTTTTCGTCCCACGAGTTTGAAGAAAACGAGCTGATTTTCGATCGGATAGGCCTTCCTGCACCATGGATTTTCCAGGGTTAATTGGACAATACACTGCAAGGGCTCTTTTGTGTCCTTGATTTCAGTGGAGCCTACCAAGGCGGCGCGTTCTCTCAGCGAATAAAAACCCGTACTTTCATCTTTTAGCTCATATTTTTTCTTAAGAACTTCGATGGCAGAAGGTGTTTTTTTCTTGTCTTTGGGGTTGCTGGGTTGACTTTCAGATAGGGTCGAAAAGACTTCCTGTTCTATTTCTTTCGTTTTTTGCTCTTTAGCTTTTTCTGGGTTTGATTCTGTGCCAGCCTGAGATTGAATTTTATTTAAATCCACACTGTATTTTTCCAGATTCAACTCTGTCTTATTAAGACTGTATTCCTCTTTCACTTCTTCATCCGAAACCTTTACCGAATCCCTGTTGAGGTCTTCAAATTTTTCGGCCAATAAAATTTCATTCAAATAATCTTCATAGTCCACCTGGGTTTGTTTGAAAAAACCGGGTTTGACTTGTTTGAGATAAAAGTTTTTATCAAAGACATTGTCTTTACTAAAATTGGGATTTTGTGTGATGGCTTCTATTAGCTCGCTTTTAGAAACCCGGACTCCCATTTTTTTTGCCTCCTGGGCAAACAGTTTAATGCGGAGAAGTTGGTCGAGGGTGTCCTGTTTGGCTTTCTCTTTCATTTCTTCTGAGATATTCCCTTTGAAAATTTGTTCGTAGAACCGCATTTGATTCTCATAATTCATCTCAAATAAGCCCTGGGTGATTTTTTCTCCATTGACCTCTGCTAGGATATTAGGACTGTTTTTAATCCCCTCAGCTCTTCGTAAGCCCGAAGAGCCAAAAAAGAAGATAAGGCCTATCGACATGAGTCCCAGTAAAGTTTTAGTAAGCCAGGAAGCAGCGTGGTTTCTTAAATGATCTAGCATAGAGTTCTTTTGAATGGAGCTTGTATTTAAGTGTTAATTTTCTTTATTTCACGGGGGATAATGATTATCACTCGAGAAATGAAAAGCAATATTTTATTTAAGCCGAATGAAGGTTTGACGCCCGAGAGAGAAGAGTGATAGGTCGAAAAATTAGTTTGTAACATTCATTTGTAAAAGGGGAAAATCCTTTGATATTCAATGCAATTTTAGGTTTTTTTTCAAACGATTTAGCCATCGATTTAGGTACGGCCAATACCCTTGTTTATGTGAAAGGAAAAGGGATTGTTTGCGCGGAACCCTCTGTGGTTGCTGTTTTGAAAGATAGTAAAGGTACCAAAAAAGTGATTGCCGTGGGGCGAGAGGCCAAAGAAATGATTGGTCGAACTCCTGGCAATATCGAAGCCATCCGGCCCATTAAAGACGGAGTGATTGCCGATTTTGAAATCACCGAAGCCATGTTGCGCTATTTTATCCGCAAAGTACACAATCGAAAAACCCTGGTACGTCCTCGCATTATTATTTGTGTTCCCTTTGGAATTACGGAGGTGGAAAAACGGGCCGTAAGAGAATCCGCCGAATGTGCAGGTGCTCGGGAAGTCTATCTTATTGAGGAACCCATGGCCGCTGCCATTGGCGCAGGTTTGCCGATTACGGAAGCAACTGGGAACATGGTGGTGGATATCGGTGGGGGAACTACAGAAGTGGCCGTGATCTCGTTGGCGGGTATCGTCTTTTCACAATCCGTTCGCGTGGCTGGAGATCGCATGGATGAGGCCATTATCCAATACATCAAAAGAAAATATAATTTACTGATCGGTGAACGAACGGCAGAAATGGTTAAAATTACTATTGGGAATGCCTATCCTGGTGCTGAGATGAAGACTATGGAAATCAAAGGGCGTGATTTGGTGGCGGGTGTTCCTCGAGTGATGGAAATTAACAGTGATGAAATTCGGGAAGCCATTGCCGAACCTGTGTATGCCATTGTAGAAGCTGTGAAGATTGCCCTGGAAAAAATACCGCCAGAACTTGCCGCCGATATTGTAGACAGGGGAATTGTGCTAACCGGGGGAGGTGCTTTACTGAAAAATCTGGACCTCTTGCTTCGTGAAGAGACGGGTTTGCCTGTGACCATTGCAGATGACCCTCTCTCTGCAGTGGTTCTGGGAAGTGGTAAAGCTTTGAATGATTTGGATCGGCTGAAGGGAATTACCGTCAATTAAGGCTTCTGTAATTGCCTAGAGAATGGTGACACTGCATGTTCAGTCGTTTTTCGCGAATCAAATGGGGTTTTTGTTTTATCCTCCTCCTTTTAGCTTTTTCTCGTTTTTATGTCCCCATGGAAAAAACTCAAAATCGTTTTTTGGTTTCCATTTTTAATCCTCTCCTGAAAAGCAGTCATTTTTTTTCAGAACATTTTATTTCTCTTAAAAACTGGTTTTTTTGCTGGGGTGATATTTGTCAGGAAAATAAAAATCTAAAGGATCAGCTACAAAGTAAATCCCTGCGCTTAATGGAGCTAGAAAGTATTCTTCAAACTCAAAAAAATTGGGATAAAATTCAAAACTTTTCTCTCTTTTCTACTTATGAAAAAATTCCGGCAAAGGTGTTGGCTTGCAACCCCAGCGATCTTATTCAAACGCTTCGAATCAATGTGGGGAAAAAACAATCGATTGCCCTCGGTGATCCGGTCATCGTTCCCGAAGGTTTGGTCGGGATAGTGAGCGAGGTGTATGAAGACAGCTCGGTGGTAATGTTGGTCACCGACACTCATTTTCAGGCGAGTGCTTCTCTAAAAAACAAAGTGCAGAAAGGTTTAATGAAGGGCTTTCATAAAAAGATGGATTTTGATCGCTACTTCGCGATGAATCGTTTGGAATATTTGCAAAATTCGTCGGATATTCAAGAAGGGGATGAGGCGCAAACTTCGGGCCTCGATGGTTTTTTTCCGACAGGCATCCCTCTAGGAAAAATCTCTAAGGTTTTGCGCGATGAAAAGAATTCTTTTTTGAATGCGGAGGTGATTCCTGCGGTGGATTTTTTTAGTTTGGATGGGGTACTGGTTTTGAGAAGGAGTATAGAGATCGGATTAAATTATAAACTTGAGTTCCGCAGATTTTAAGAATCATTTTTTGCTCATTCTTGGCAAGTACCCATCTATAAAGCATTTCCCCTCTCCCCTTGAGGGAGAGGGTTAGGGTGAGGGGTATTTCTAGTGCACTCAGGATCACCCTCTCTCTGACTCTCTCCCCTCAAGGGAGAGAGGACTTTTCAGAGTGGCTTCTTACTAAAATCTGCGGAACTCAAGTTTATGTGTTACAGCCAATACATGGAATACGTGAATGTATAGGATATATGAAAAACCCCTTCCTCCTCTTTCTCTTCTGGCTTTTTCTTTTCTTTGCTGAACAGCAAAGCACTGCCCGCCTTCTTTTTTTCCCGGGTGTTTCTTTTGTTGTCTTCACTTATGCCTTGCTCAATTTGGAGCGTGAAAAGATACTTGGGTTGGCGATTTTTATTTTTTTTATTCGTGCAGTCTTTTGCTCTTCTAATTTTTTGGTGTTCATAGAATTTTTCACCTTAGTCGTTTTACGCCTCTTTCTTTCATTTTCCCAAGGTGGAAAAATTTTTATGGAAGCGGTTTTTAGTTCTCTTGCTGTTTTTTTATCGAAGTTGCTTTTTTTATTTCTTTCACCCGAATATCAAATCACGGTGGAACAGTTCCGCTTGGGCGCTTATTTGAACTTGTTTTTTTCCAGTCTTTTGTTTTTATGGATAATCCACGAACCTGCTGCCTTGTTTGAAGAACGTTATTTTTCCTTGGGGTCTAGAAAAGGCCAACTCTATCTTCTTAAAGCGCGCAAATTGCGTAAGCACAGACTTAGACGGCGTTTTGGTCTGAAAAATGATTGGTGAGTGGATGTTCCCTCGCAATAAAATATTCTTCATGGGTCTTGTCATTGTCCTGTTTTTTGCGATGGTGTGCAGTCGCTTGCTTTATTTGCAGCTTTTTAAGAGGGTTGCGTACCAAAAAATTTCTGAAAATTTCAGTTTGAAAGAAACCCCCCTACTGGCTCAGCGCGGTATCTTGACGGACTGCAAGGGGAGGGTGCTGGCGACAACGCGTCCCTCGTTTAATTTATTTTTAACCCCGCAAAAAATAAAAGATACCCAGGCTCTTTTTGAAAAAATTTCGAAAATTACGGGGCAAAGCCAGGAAATTTTTTCTCAAATTTTGGAAAAAAATAAAAAAACTCCCAAATACAAAGCCCTTCTTTTAATGCAGGATTTGAATTCAGATCAAGCCGCCCAATTAAATATCTTTAAAAATTTGGCCCAAAAAAATAATGAATATGCCGATTTTTCAGCGATAGATCTTAAGATTGAGCCTTTACGCACTTATCCTCAGTCTGAACTATTTTCTCATCCCCTGGGTTTTGTTCGAAATGAAGGGGGGGATTGGTTAGGAGTGCAAGGTCTTGAAAAATTTTATGAGGCCACTTTAAGGGGAGTCGATGGAAAAGAACAAACTGTGGTAGATGCCTTTGGACGAGAGATGAATGCTCTTGCTTTTGGAATGGCCAAGGAATCTTTGTTGGAAAATCCGTTGCCAGGAAAAAACTTGCAGCTGACTTTGGATAGGGATTTACAAGAGGCTGCAAACACTGCTTTTGGAAATCAGTCTGGGGCCCTAGCCCTTCTGGAGCTGAAAAGCGGCGATGTCTTGGCCCTGGTTTCAAAACCTTCCTTCAATGCCAATCAACTTTTGTCTAATATAAGTGCAAAGGAATGGAAAAAAATTAATGAAGATGAATTGAAGCCCTTGCTCAATCGAACACTCCAGGCAGCTTATCCTCCCGGTTCTACTTTTAAGATTGTCACAGCCCTGACCGGTTTGATGGAGGGGAAAATATCTCCTCAAGAAAAATTTTCTTGTCCGGGTTATTACATGAGTGGAGGCAGGCGCTTTAGTTGTTGGAATGCCAAGGGGCATGGACAAGTGGATTTTTATCATGCCTTGATGTCGTCGTGCGATGTCTATTTTTACAAACTCGGAGAACGATTAGGGGTGGATAGAATCGCCGAGTATGCCAAACGATTGGGCTTGGGGCAGCTCACGGGCATCGATTTGGATTACGAGCGCAGTGGTTTAATTCCGAGTAGCGAATGGAAAAAACGGGTTAAAAAAGAAGAGTGGAATCCCAGCGAAACTTTATCGATGGCGATTGGACAGGGTTACGATTTGGTGACCCCTTTACAGAATGCCCTGATGATGGCGACCGTGGCTTCCGGTGGAAAAAAAATCACGCCTCATCTTGTGAAAAATGAGGAGGGGAAAGAGGGAGTGAAAAAAAACGAGGAGGGTCTGAAAATTCCTGCAGAAATTTATAAAACGCTGATGTCTGCCTTAAAAGGAGTGGTGCAAGACCCCGGCGGAACGGCCCATCGAATCGCTTTGCCAGGAGTAGAGATAGGAGGTAAGACTGGAACTGCCCAGGTGGTGAATTATGACACGCAGGGCCGAAAGGCGAAGTCCCGTAAAACGGAAGATCACGCCTGGTTTGTGGCCTATGCACCGGCAGAAAATCCGGAGATTGCGTTGGCAGTCGTCGTAGAACATGGAGGACACGGAGGAGCGGCCGCTGCACCTATTGCCCAAGCGGTGCTCAAAAAATATTTTGAAGTGTATCACAATCAAGTTTGGAAGGAGAAAACCGATGAGCCTCGAAAAAAATCAAGACGCCCCTGATTTTGAAGCCCTCGATCAAGAAGGAAAGAAACGAAGTCTGAAAGAGTTTAAGGGAAAGTGGGTCTTTGTCTATTTTTATCCCATGGATGACACTCCAGGTTGTACCAAGGAAGCTTGTAGTATTCGGGATGAATTCTCGGAAATACGAAAACACGCGGTGGTGATTGGGGTGAGTTCGGATACAGTAAAAAGCCATCAGAAATTTGCGAACAAATATCAGCTGCCCTTTTTGTTGATCTCGGATCCTGACAAAAAGGTCATTAGCGATTATGGGGCCAAGGGATTATTGTTCACCAAACGAATTTCTTACCTCATTAATCCCCAGGGGAAAATTGCACGCGCCTATTTGAAGGTGGACCCTAAAACACATGCGACTGAAGTGTTGGCGGATTTGTTGGCGTTGGTGAAAAATTTTTGTGCTTCATTTTAATATTTCTTTTTTAAGCAAAGATTTTAAAATTAATCCCTACTTTAACAATCTCCTAGAAAATCACACAAGAGGAGTTGTCAAATCACCCTCAGGACAAAACACTTGAGGTATTTCGATTCTGGAAAACCCAGTAAGGCAGGATGATCTGGGCCTTGCTGGCCTCTAAATAAAATTTGTACTTGACGCCTTGCATCTCGCGCAGCTTGCTGCAGTACTTCAATAAATAAATTTTCACTGAGGTGATGGGAACAAGAGGAGGTGATTAAAATTCCTTCTGCTTCCAGAAGCTTCATGGCCCTGAGATTGATTTCTTTATAGCCCTTCAGGGCTTGAGTCAGCTGGGAGCTTGATTTTACAAAGGCAGGCGGGTCCAAATTGATCAAATCAAATTTTTCTTTTCGTTGATCTGCTTCTTTTAAATAATCAAATACATTCTGGCAGAGCACTTCGATGTTGTTCAGTTGATTGAGCCTGGCATTCCGTTCCACTTGTTGGAGAGCCTTCTCGCTCTGATCCAGCGCGATCACCTTTCCCGCAGATTTTTTTGCCATGTGGCAGGCAAACCAACCATTGTAGGCGCAAGCGTCGAGCAGCTTTTTTTTACCCTGAGCCAGCAGAGAGGCCAACATTCGATTGTCGCGCTGATCCAAAAAAGCCCCCGTTTTTTGGCCTTCCAGCAGATCTACTTCAAAACGAAGCGAGCCTTCTTCTATTTCGATAAAAGATTTTTCGCCCTTCAGCAGCCCTTGGGCCTGCTCCAGATTTTCAAGGCGTCTCACGGAAACATCATTGCGTTCCACCAGAATTTCCGGATGAAAAATCTCTTCCACGGCCTGTAAAACAAGGCCTCTACAGCTTTCGAGGCCGGCACTTAGAATCTGAAAACTGAGGGCCCCATTGTAAAAATCCAAAATAAAAGAGGGGATGAAATCCGATTCGCCAAAGACGATGCGATAAGCATTCGAGGGGAGCTTTAACTGTTTTCGTCTTTCCCAGGCTTGAGTGATTCTTTGCTTAAAAAAATTGAGATCGATCGATTGATTTTTAGCAGACAGCGTTCGCAGTGCTATTTGAGAGTAGGGACTGTATAGCGCCAGCCCCAGGAATTTTTTAGAAGTGTTCTGCAGGGAGACTGCTCCAGCCAGGGTATTCTCTGGAATACTCAGATCCGATCTGAAAATCCAGGGATGGCCTTGTTGAAGACGCTTTTCTGCTTTGGAGTTGAGGGTAATCATATTTGCTTTTGACAGAGCGAGTTTCCTAAAGGCATAACACTCGTTATGCAAGCTTCAAAATACGTGCATCAAGTGCAAAAAAGTGCGGCCTGGCTGAAAAAAAAGCTAAGGGTAAGCTCCTCGGGTATTATCGTTTTTGGCTCAAATTTGTCTTCTGCATTTCTCGGTAAAACAAAAATTCTTCAAAGTATTCCTTTCTCCACTATTCCTTTTTTTCCACAACCCACGGTGAAAGGGCATAAGCCCTTTTTGCATCATGTGTTACTGGGTGATAAATCCTTTTGTGTGGCAGAAGGGCGCTTGCATTATTATGAGGGGTTTAGCATCCCAAATCTTTGTTTCCCCATTTTGCTATATCACGAGTTGGGGATCCAAAATTTTATATTTACCAACGTAGCAGGGGCCTTGGATCCAAAATTTCAGGTAGGAGATTTGATGTACGTGTCGGATCACATCAACTTCATGGGCTTTAATCCCTTGCGTGAGATTGGGCAAATGTACGAAAGAGATCGCTTTATCTCCCTGAACGAGCTGTATGATAAAAACTGGGAAAAACACTTTCTTGAAATTGCGCAGCAACAGAAGATTAAACTCCATTCTGGAGTTTATTTGGGACTGAATGGCCCCAGCTATGAAACGCCTGCTGAAATCAAGGCCTTTCGCGCCTGGGGTGCCCATGCGGTGGGGATGTCGACTATCCCTGAGGTGCTGGTGGCCAAGTATCTTGCTTGTCGAGTGGCGGCTATTTCTTGTATAAGCAACGTTTGCAACGATTCTGTTTCAACCCTCTCTCATGAGGGGGTGTTAGAGGTGGCGCAGCAAAACCAAAATAAACTAGCCCATTTATTGGAGGATTTTTTGTGCGAGATTCCATTATTTTAGCGACACGAGCTTCCGCCTTGGCTTTGTTCCAAGCCAATCTGGTAAAAGGTTTGTTGGAACAGAAACATCCCGGTTTAAAAGTGGAAATCCTTCCCCTGAAAACTTCCGGCGATCTTATCTTAGATCGGCCTTTGCGGGAGGTGGGGGGCAAGGCCTTATTTGTCAAAGAAATTGAAGAGGCCTTGCTGCAGAAGAAAGCGGATTTTGCGGTGCACAGTATGAAAGACGTTCCGGCGCTGCTTCCTCAGGGATTGAAACTGGGGGTAATTTTAGAAAGGGAAGATGCGAGCGATGTCCTAATTTGTAGAAATGAAGGCAAGTTAGAGAATCTTCCTCCGGCAGCAAAAGTGGGCAGCAGCTCGCTACGCCGAAAAATTCAATTGCTTCGCCTTCGTCCCGATTTGAAAGTAGTAGATCTTCGTGGAAACATTGATACGCGCCTGCGCAAGTTGAAGGAAGGCGCTTTGGATGCCATCTTGTTGGCTGCCGCAGGGCTAAAGCGTTTGGGCCTTTTTCAAACTCATTTCCAAAGACTAGATTTTATTGCCTCACCCGGTCAAGGGGCCATAGGTCTGGAATATCGGGAATGTGACCGCGAATTACAAAATATTCTGCAAGTCTTAGATCATCCTCAAACCCATGTTTGTGTAGAAGCAGAGCGCCTTTTGATGAGGCATTTTGAGGCCTCGTGTGAATTGCCTTTGGGTGCGCATGCTTTTTTAAAAGGCAATGGCTTGTCACTAAAAGCCTTTGTCTCAAACCAGGATGGAAGTCGTTATCTGGAAGCAGAAAAAGAAGGTGAGCTTGTTCAAGCTCTGCTGATGGCCCAAGCGTTGGTTGATGAATTAAAAGCACAAGGGGCAGAGGAGTTTTTTAAAGTATGAGTCGTAAAGGAAAAATCTACCTCGTCGGCGCTGGGCCGGGAGATAAGGGTTTGCTGACTCTAAAAGGGGCTCAGGTTCTTTCTAAAGCCGATCTTGTTTTCTACGATAATCTCGTGAATCCAGAAATTTTAGAATATGCCCCTCCACATGCAAATTGCGTGTATGTGGGCAAGCGCGGTTTGGGTGACAAGACTTCCCAAACTCATATCGAAGACCAACTGGTTCAAGCAGTTCAGGAAGGTAAATGCGTCATCCGTTTAAAAGGAGGAGACCCTTTTTTGTTTGGCCGTGGGGGAGAAGAAGCAGAGCGCTTAGCTCAAGAAAATATTCCTTTTGAAATTGTCCCCGGAGTTTCTTCACTTATTGCAGCCCCAGCGTATGCAGGGATTCCGCTGACTCATCGGGATTGGAGTTCTACCCTTGCTTTTGTCACAGGCTACACCCAGGAGAATAGTCCTTATCCCATCGATTGGCCCGCCTTGGCTAAAATGCAAACTATAGTTTTGGTGATGGGAGTGAAGACTCTCCAAGGGAATTGTGCCCGATTATTACAGGGCGGTATGCGTGGATCCACCCCCGTTGCGATCATTCGTTGGGGAACGACCCCTAGACAAAAAACTTATATTTCTACTTTAGAAAAAGTTGCTGATGAAATGCAGCAAATAAAATTGATGCCTCCCGTGGTGATGGTGATTGGAGAAGTGGTTAAGCTTCGTTCCAAACTTTGTTGGTATGAAAAACTTCCCTTGTTTGGAAAAAAAATTTTGGTGACTCGGGCTGCCTCTCAAATATCGGAGTTGTCTGATGGCTTATCTGCCTTGGGAGCAGAGGTGTATAAAGTCCCAAGTCTTGAGTTTAGTGCACCGGATTCTTGGGAGGATCTGGATCAAGTCAGTCAAAATCTGTCCCAATTTGAATGGTTAGTGTTTAGCAGTGCGCAGGGTGTCGAATTTTTCATGAAGCATTTTTTGAGTCTTCATCCAGACATTCGACTTTTTCCAAAAATAAAAATCGCCTGTGTAGGACCTAAAACAGCTTTGGCCTTGGAAAAATTTTATTTGAAGGCCGATAGGGTAGCTCAAAACAGCTCTGCTGCTGGTCTGGCTCAGGAGATGATTCTGGGGAAGATGATCCACGGAAAAGTGCTTTTTGTGCGTGCTCAAGAGGGACGAGAGGAATTTGTGGAGAGACTTTTGCAAGAAAATATTTTTCTCACAATGGTTTTTGCCTATAAAACCCAAGCCTGTTCAGAAGGAGTCCAGAAACTTCAACAAGGTTTGGACTTTGGAAAATTGGATTTGTTACTCTTTGCGTCTGCCTCTGCCATCAAGAATTTATTTGCCCTTTTGAACGAAGCACAGAAAAATATGCTGCTGAAACGGCCCTGTCTTTGTATCGGCCCTACCACTGCTCAGACCGCCAAGGATTTTGGCTTTCTCTCTGTGGTTCAAAGTGAGATTCCCAGCGTTGAAAGCCTTATTGAAAAAGCCATAGGATGTTTTTGAATGTTCAAAAAAAATAATCAGGTGAATGAAAAAAATAAGCTCTTCGAGGTACAACCCAAACAGATATTTGAGGTCTACTCTGGTTTTGCAGGCACTCAGGCCTTGCTTGCTGCCATTGAGCTAAATCTCTTTCAATTCATTGCCAATCAATTGAATACGGTAGAACGCATGGCCCCCGCCTTGAATATTTCCGCGCGTTCCCTGCGTATTTTACTGGATGCCTTGGTGGCGCTTAAGATTTTAAACAAGGCAAAAAATGTCTATCAATTGAGTTCGGAGTCCAAACAATATTTGGTAAAAGGTGGGGCTCTGTATATTGGGGATGTTTTACTTCGTTATGCCTTTAACTTCGAGAACTGGCACCCCTTGCTTGAGGCCTTGCGCAAAGGGCCCTCCTTGAACATGAAAAGCTGCGAGGAACGCATGAGGGGAATTCAGGATTCTTCCCGGGATATCTTTAGCACTTCTTATGCCTCGGCTGTTTTCATTAGCAAAAAACTAGGTGTGGGGAAAAGTTTAAAAAATTTAAAAGTGTTGGATATCGGTGCAGGTTCTGCTGCCTGGAGCCTGGCCTTTGTCTTGGCCGATGCTCAGAGTCAGGTAGATGCGCTCGATTTTGAAGGCATCTTGCCTCTAACCCGAGAGTTTGTGCAAAAATTTAGAGTGGAAAAGCAGTACAATTACCTGGCCGGAGATGTCTTGGAATATTCCTTAAAAAAAGAGCACTACGATGTTATTTTAATCGGACATCTTTGCCATCATTTGGGCGAGCAAGATTCAAAGAAGCTCTTCAAAAAATGTCACGAGGCCTTAAGACCCAAAGGCCGGGTGCTGATTGCCGAATATGTGGCCAACGACTTGAGAACCGGTGACAAGATTGCATTGCTGTTCGGTTTAAAGATGATTCTGCAAAGTACTCAGGGCGATGTATTTACGGTGAAGGAATTTAAAAAATGGCTGGCTGGCTGTAAATTTCGCAAGACCAGTGCCTTGTCGGC
Coding sequences within:
- a CDS encoding class I SAM-dependent methyltransferase, coding for MFKKNNQVNEKNKLFEVQPKQIFEVYSGFAGTQALLAAIELNLFQFIANQLNTVERMAPALNISARSLRILLDALVALKILNKAKNVYQLSSESKQYLVKGGALYIGDVLLRYAFNFENWHPLLEALRKGPSLNMKSCEERMRGIQDSSRDIFSTSYASAVFISKKLGVGKSLKNLKVLDIGAGSAAWSLAFVLADAQSQVDALDFEGILPLTREFVQKFRVEKQYNYLAGDVLEYSLKKEHYDVILIGHLCHHLGEQDSKKLFKKCHEALRPKGRVLIAEYVANDLRTGDKIALLFGLKMILQSTQGDVFTVKEFKKWLAGCKFRKTSALSAVYPTTVISAQKG
- the cobA gene encoding uroporphyrinogen-III C-methyltransferase; translated protein: MSRKGKIYLVGAGPGDKGLLTLKGAQVLSKADLVFYDNLVNPEILEYAPPHANCVYVGKRGLGDKTSQTHIEDQLVQAVQEGKCVIRLKGGDPFLFGRGGEEAERLAQENIPFEIVPGVSSLIAAPAYAGIPLTHRDWSSTLAFVTGYTQENSPYPIDWPALAKMQTIVLVMGVKTLQGNCARLLQGGMRGSTPVAIIRWGTTPRQKTYISTLEKVADEMQQIKLMPPVVMVIGEVVKLRSKLCWYEKLPLFGKKILVTRAASQISELSDGLSALGAEVYKVPSLEFSAPDSWEDLDQVSQNLSQFEWLVFSSAQGVEFFMKHFLSLHPDIRLFPKIKIACVGPKTALALEKFYLKADRVAQNSSAAGLAQEMILGKMIHGKVLFVRAQEGREEFVERLLQENIFLTMVFAYKTQACSEGVQKLQQGLDFGKLDLLLFASASAIKNLFALLNEAQKNMLLKRPCLCIGPTTAQTAKDFGFLSVVQSEIPSVESLIEKAIGCF
- the hemC gene encoding hydroxymethylbilane synthase, producing the protein MRDSIILATRASALALFQANLVKGLLEQKHPGLKVEILPLKTSGDLILDRPLREVGGKALFVKEIEEALLQKKADFAVHSMKDVPALLPQGLKLGVILEREDASDVLICRNEGKLENLPPAAKVGSSSLRRKIQLLRLRPDLKVVDLRGNIDTRLRKLKEGALDAILLAAAGLKRLGLFQTHFQRLDFIASPGQGAIGLEYRECDRELQNILQVLDHPQTHVCVEAERLLMRHFEASCELPLGAHAFLKGNGLSLKAFVSNQDGSRYLEAEKEGELVQALLMAQALVDELKAQGAEEFFKV